The genomic DNA ATTATAAAAATTCAGGCAATATATCTTCGTTTATTCAATTGAGCTACAATAACTTTAAACATTCAGTTTCATGGTCGGGATTCGAGCCAGACGAAAGTGTGCCCCCTAATATTGGAGTGTTCCATTCGCAGTTGAGAAAAATTATTAATGATACTATAAACAAACATTCAAATTAAAGGAGGATGTTATGAAATCTTATTACAAATTATTTCTGATTATGGTGATTCCATTTCTAGGTTTTATTAATTCAAATCCGGGAATTAAATCGTCAAACCTTACCGTAAAGTTTTATTATCATAATACGGAGAACGGTTTAAGAGCATTAGAATCAAAGGTTGGTCATAAAGTTCAAATCGAGTGGAGCGAAAATAACTCTACGCCGACATTTGTTTCGGGAAAATTAACCCAAACCGGTTTGTCATACAGTTCTGATAAGACGAATGACGGAATAAGGTTCCTCTCAGAAAACAAAGATTTATTTGGATTGAAAGAACCGGCAAAGGAATTGAATGTCATTTCGAACATCACAGATGAAATTGGGATGACACATATAAAATATCATCAACAGGTAAATGGAGTAAAAATATTTCATGGACAATTAATTGCCCACTTCAATTCTGATGGGTCGGTTGAGAGTGTTAATGGCAGGTATTATCCGACACCGGATATAAATACTATACCATCCATAGATATTCATACTGCCTTACAAATAGCGAAAGATAAATTAGGTTCTTATCAATCTACTGATGAAAAGGGAGAGTTGAACATATACTCTCAAGGACCGAGACTACTTCTGGTGTATGTAGTCAGTCTCCCCTCACACTCAAATCCAATGATGACGGTTTTTATTGATGCGTTAAATGGCGAAGTAATTAAAATCGATGATGGTATTCGTTATGATGGTCCGGTTGTCGGCTCAGGTATAGCATTGGATGGAACTGTAAAAACAGTTCATTCCTATCTGTCTGGTGGTACATATTATATGATTGATGCGTCTTTACCTATGTATGTTCCCCCGATTGATAGCTTTAAGGGAGTGATTGTAACTATTGACGCTAAAAATGACACCGCCGGAAATGGTTATGGTAGTGCTGTATACGTAACAGACCCGAATAACAACAACAATTTCAATGATAATGAGAGATTAAAAGCGGCAGTAAGTGCCCATTTTTTTTCAAGGGAAGTTTATCAATTTTTTAAAACACGTTATAACCGTAACAGCTATAATAACACTGGTGGTTCTCTGAGAAATGTTGTCCATTATCTTGTCAACCTCAACAATGCTTTTTGGAACGGTGTATCTATGTCATATGGCGATGGCGATGGAGTTACTTTCTCAAATCTTGCAGGTGCGTTGGATGTAATTGCACATGAGCTAACACACGGTGTTACACAATACTCAGCTAACCTTGTATACGAATTACAGCCGGGTGCGCTTAACGAAAGTTTCTCCGATGTGTTTGGCGCAATCTGTGATAGCGCCGATTGGTTGATTGGTGAAGATGTGTTTACGCCTGGAATAACTGGTGATGCTCTTAGGAGTATGCAAGACCCACACATGGGGTTATCATCGAACGATCCGAGATGGCAACCAGCTCATATGGATGAATATGTCAACCTTCCCAATGATCCCAATAACGATAACGGAGGTGTGCACATTAACAGTGGCATCCCGAACAAAGCTTTTTATAACGTTGCAACTGCAATCGGACGATCTAAAGCAGGATTGATATGGTACAGAACATTGGCGGTTTATCTTACAAATAATTCACAGTTCATCGATTGTAGAAACGCTTGTCTGAATTCAGCTAAAGATTTATTTGGACAAAGCTCGGTAGAGTATAATGCAGTCGCCAGCGGTTTTAGTGCAGTCGGTATAGGCAGTAGTTCCGGCTCAACCTACGATTTGACTTATGACGATGGTTCTTCCGCGGTAGGTGTTTATGAATCCGCTGCTAATTGGGAATTAGCAGTTAGGTTTACGCCGCCCGTTTCAAATGTAACCATAACAAATGTTAAAGTCGAAATAACCGGCGATAACGCCGGTGGTACCGGACATTTTACTTTGAAGATGTATCGAGCAGATGGCGCCAGCGGTTTACCAGGGACACAAATTATTACTCCTTATTCATATACACCCGCACAAGTCGGCTGGCAATCTTTCGATATTACCGGCGCAAATGTTAATGGTGATTTTTATGTAAGCATACTTTACGACGGAACTAATCAACCGCTCA from Bacteroidota bacterium includes the following:
- a CDS encoding M4 family metallopeptidase, translated to MKSYYKLFLIMVIPFLGFINSNPGIKSSNLTVKFYYHNTENGLRALESKVGHKVQIEWSENNSTPTFVSGKLTQTGLSYSSDKTNDGIRFLSENKDLFGLKEPAKELNVISNITDEIGMTHIKYHQQVNGVKIFHGQLIAHFNSDGSVESVNGRYYPTPDINTIPSIDIHTALQIAKDKLGSYQSTDEKGELNIYSQGPRLLLVYVVSLPSHSNPMMTVFIDALNGEVIKIDDGIRYDGPVVGSGIALDGTVKTVHSYLSGGTYYMIDASLPMYVPPIDSFKGVIVTIDAKNDTAGNGYGSAVYVTDPNNNNNFNDNERLKAAVSAHFFSREVYQFFKTRYNRNSYNNTGGSLRNVVHYLVNLNNAFWNGVSMSYGDGDGVTFSNLAGALDVIAHELTHGVTQYSANLVYELQPGALNESFSDVFGAICDSADWLIGEDVFTPGITGDALRSMQDPHMGLSSNDPRWQPAHMDEYVNLPNDPNNDNGGVHINSGIPNKAFYNVATAIGRSKAGLIWYRTLAVYLTNNSQFIDCRNACLNSAKDLFGQSSVEYNAVASGFSAVGIGSSSGSTYDLTYDDGSSAVGVYESAANWELAVRFTPPVSNVTITNVKVEITGDNAGGTGHFTLKMYRADGASGLPGTQIITPYSYTPAQVGWQSFDITGANVNGDFYVSILYDGTNQPLIGGDLPPGNQRAYEYNSSSWSKLNSPDDYTLFMRATVTSTTGVVEIDSRIPPKFELAQNYPNPFNPTTNFGFRIPDFGFVSLKVYDVFGKEVTTLVNEVKHPGEYSVQWDASSIASGVYLYRLQCNNFTETKKLLLMK